TTAACGAATTGTATATATGCTTTAAAAGATACCGTAAAGAAACAAATAATCATTTCGGCAGATGTCAAAGAAAAAAGAACTTTAATTAGGATTGAAGATAATGGAAATGGCATCGAAAAAGAAATAGAAAATAAAATATTCCTACCGTTTTTCACCACTCGCAAAGAAGGAGCCGGAATTGGATTAACGTTGTCCAAAAGTATAATGGAGGCTCACGGAGGGTATTTGGCGTATAGAAAAAATGAGGATGATAAAACTGCTTTTGTGATTTGTATGGTGGATTAATCTGTTATAAATGTCACAATCTGGCTTGTAGTTATGCCATTCCTATTTGTAGTTTGATAATGCATGATTTTACTATTTATTTTAATAGCTAATTATTACGACAAAATAAAGCCCTGAGCAACTCTCTATTGGAATGTTCAGGGCTTTTAATTATTTAAAAAAATTATTTTTTAATAAAACGTTTGACTATTTTCTTTCCGTCTCTTTCAAAAACCACAAGATAAATTCCGGTTCTAAGGCGTGAGACATCAATACTGCTATTATTGATTTTCTGTTCAGAAACTACTGCTCCTGATTGAGAATCTACAATACTAACTCTTTCATCACTTACCTCAGTTGTAACATAAAGGGTGCTTTCTGCCGGACTCGGATATATGCTTAATTCTGTGGTAACTGCTTCTTTATTAGTTGTTTTTGCCAGAGCCGTTATTACAGTTGAACCAGCACCAACTTTTGTGATTTTAATCCAGTTGATGTTCATTCCAGTATTTTGAATATAAATTCCAAAATTATAGGTGCCAGCGTTTACATTTACTGTTTGTGATACCGTTTGCCAATTTTGCCACCCTCCAGTATTCGGAATATCTACATTCCCTAATTGAATTGTTCCTGCATTCAAATCAGATGATAATTTACCACCCGCTACAGCACTTGCTACTCTGTATTCAATCGTATAAGAACCAGAAGCTGGGAAATTAATATTGTTATATGCCAGCCAATCACCTGTTTCTGTATAACCTACATTTGAACCTCCTCCTGTATCAGTTGTAGATTCAACCTGAATTCCGTTCATAGCTGAATAATCTTCTGCCTGAATCAACGTTGAAGTCTGTGCTACAGTTGTCGAAATTAACTTCCATTGACCGCAAGTCTGATTGTTATTGTCCCATTGTTGAATATTTCCGCCATTTGCTGTACTTGCTCCTGCAACCTCAACGATTCTTCCGCTGTGACGGGCAACAATTTTATAAAATCCGTCGCCTGTAGCTACCAGAATAAACTGTTGGTTTGTAGTTCCGTTATACGGATATTGCTCTACGTTGGTACCGTTTGCTTTATTAAAACCATTTACATCCAACGATAGTCCGCTGTGATTAGCAATAATTTTATACAATCCATCACCTAAATGAGTAAAAGTAAACTTCTGATTATTTCCTGTATTAACAGTTCCCTGTGCAATATTGGCTCCATTTGACAAACTTGCGTTCCAAACATCCATGTTTAAACCGCTGTTCCTGTTTTGTAAAAAGAAGGTCTGATTTCCTAAAGTAGTAACTCCGTTTGCAAGTATACGAATCGAACTTACTTTGTCATTCCAGGTAGCATTCAAACATGAATTATCTGAATTAATTACTGTTGAAGCTCCAGTGAAATTATCATCCTGATACAAAATAGCCTGAAATCCTTGAGTAATTCGAAGTGAAGAAATATCATCATTTAAAATTCCTAAAGAATTCAGTCGTGCCAGATTATAATCTCCAATTGTCAATCCTGCGGAAAAACCAGCATAATTACAATCTTTATAAGCAGTAATTACATCTGTTGAAGAAGCAATATTTCCTCCAGGCGGAATTGTCCCTGTAATAGAATAGCTTCCGATAGAACCATAAGCAGAATATCCCCCGGAAGCAGCACTTCCCGCTCCGTTTCCATCAACACCAATAAAATATTTACCTGCCGGCAAATTCACATTCATAGAAGCGTTTAAAGCAAATGGATCAGAATTCCAATACGTTCCCATTTCTGCTCCTGCAGAATTATATAATCGTATTAATAGATGAAGATTTCCATCACTGGCAACCGTATTGGCATTAATAGAAACATTTCCTCCACCAGTTGTAAATGTAAAAAAGTCATAATCAGCTTCGCTTGAAATAATCCCATTTTTCTGATTGATGGATCCGCTTCCATTATAATCTAAAGTAGTGGCAGAAGCAGTAGTATTTCCATAATCATCGCCTCTGTAGCCTACACCAAATTTTGCACTCGCAATAGTTTCAACATCATCTTGTTTGTTGTTTGCATAATTGTATTCTCCCTTACTCCATTGTACAACAGGTCTGTAATATCCTGCACCCATAATTGGAGCCCAAGAAGTTCCATCCAGACCAACAAAATAATCTTCTGCAGGATTGGTACGACCGTCGTGTCCAAGATCAAAAGTATGCCCAACCTCGTGTGCCGAAGCATCTCCTCCGGATTTACCTGAAGTAATAAATACCCAACACGGAACATCATTATCCCAATTGAAAGAACCAATATAAGCTACACCACCTGCACCAGGAGCAGCAGTATTGGTTGGTGTAACTACAACACGCATTCTTCTGTTTCTTGGATAAGAATTAAAAACAGCTTCGCTTGTTGTAACATTTACATTAAAAGGTCTGTAATCTTCAGAAACTACTTCCCAATGTTGTTGTACCGCAGCATCACTCATACCAGAAGCCGCTGCATTAATTGGGTTACCGTTATTCCAAAGATTTCCTGCCGGCATATTATAACCATCGAAATCCAACATTACACATCCTGCAGCACCCGGTAAACTTTGTAAGTTCAATAAAGCTGGTGCAATTGCAGCAACAGCAGCTTTAGAAGTTGTTTTGTTTGCGATTAGAGGAACGTTTTTGTAGTCAATACAAATCAATTTATTGATGTCTATTTTTTCTACATAGGCATTTCCTTGCGCATCAGAATAATATTTATACGCTTCTTTGGATTTTTTTAAAATGATATGACCTTCCAAAGATTTATCCATTACCTTGATATAAAAAGAAGATTCTGCAATATTTTTAATTTCTCCAATCAAAAACTCGCTTGATGCTTTTGATTCTTTAAAATTTATTTTTCCATTAAAGGTTTTTGAATTAGAAACCAAAAGGGCTACTGTTTTTTCTGTACTTTTTGAAGTCGCAGAATTGACCATTTCTTTCTTTAAATTGTTCATAAATGTTTTACTCGAACCTAAAGAAGTCTGCGCAACCGCAAAGCTGCTAAAAGCAATAAATAGCAGTAAACTTAGCTTAAATTTATAATTGTTTTTCATTATTTATCTGGGGTTTGTGAGTAAAGAATTAATACAAAAGCACAATCTTCCCTAGTCGGAACAAAGAAAAAATAGTGCTTTTGAAAAGGTTATTTTTTAATAAAACGTCTTACTGTTTTAACTCCGTCTTTTTCTACTAAAATTAGATAGATTCCGCTTTTTAAGCTTGAAACATCAATAGTATTGTTATTTACTGTTTGTGTAGAAATAGTAGAGCCGTCTGCAGAATTTATAACAGTCACGCTTGCACCCGAAATTTCAGCATTAAAGGAAAGTGTACTTTCAGTCGGGTTTGGTGATATCGATAAACTTGGAATTTCAACTGTTTTTGCTGTAGAAGCTGATTTTGCAGTTAAAGCCGAGCCTGATTTTGCAGTTAAAGCCGAGCCTGATTTTGTGATACGGAACCAGTTTAAATTAACTCCGGAACTTTGTATGTAGATTCCAAAATTATAGGTTCCAGCGTTAACATTTACGGTTTGAGATACTGTCTGCCAATTTTGCCATCCTCCAGTATTAGGAATATTAACAGCACCAAGCTGAATGGTTCCGGCACTTAAATCAGATGATAATTTTGCTCCGTTAACCGCACTTGCTACTCTGTATTCAATTACATAAGAACCTGAAGTTGGGAAATTAATATTGTAGTAGGCCATCCAATCGCCTGTATCAGCATACCCTACATTTAAACCTCCGCCCGTATCAGTTGTAGCTTCAGTCTGAACACCGTTCATTGTAGAGTAATTTTCAGCTTGTATTAAAGTTCCTGTTGCCGGCGGCTGACTTCCAGTGATAACTTGATTCACGGCTGTTAATAATGATTTAGAACCAACAGCATCCTGAGAAAGTTCCCAAATCATAACACCTCCTGCATTTTGAATAGCAAAAGTAGTTTTAGCCTTAATAGTTGGAATTCCGTTATAATAAATTGTATTTCCAACCTGATCGAGATTTTCAGCACCGGGATATTGATTTACGATATTGGCATAAGAAATTCCCTGATTAGCAGAAGCACCAAAACCATATCCGTAAAAAGGAAGACCAATTATTGCTTTGCTTGCAGGTAATCCCCTTCCTGTCCAGTAATTAAACTGGTTAACCGCCATACTGTAAGGAGAATGTTGTCCCGGATTTCCCGGTGCCCAAGGACCAGTTGCATCATAAGCCATGATATTGATCCAGTCATAAGTGGCAAAAGTAGATGAAGGTACATTGGCTCCACCATATCCTTCTGAAAGTGCTGCAGAGATTAGTTTGCCATTAGCATGTAATTTGTTAGCCAAAGCAATTACAAATCCACCGTAATCTCCATTAATGGCTGGCCCCTCCAAATCGACATCTACTCCATCGAAGTTGTGTGCTACAACATAATCGTAGATTTTTTGAACAAAGGCCGTTCTGTTTCCAGGCGTAATCAGATTGAAATAATTGTCGCGAATTGCGCCGCCTTCAGATACAGAACCTCCTCCCAGAGAAACAAAAACTTTTACATTTTGCGCATGTGCCGCATTAATAATAGTATTACTTCCGGAATTAAAAGTCAAATATCCGTTTGCATCTGGGTTTTCAAACGCGATATTAATGTGTGTTAATTTGCTATATTGAATGCCGCTCGAAAACGCATTAAGATCTATCCAATTGGGGATATAAGCAATTACTTTTTTCTGGGCAATCGAAAGATTAAAAACTCCAAGAACTAAAATGATGGTCCATTTCAGTTGTATTCTTCTGTAGTTGTATTTCATAATATTCATTTTCAATAGTTAATTTAACAGTAGGATTTAAAATTGTATTGATAATAAAAACCTCAAGCAGTTCTCAATCGAAATGCTCAAGGCTTTTACTTATTCTGAAATTATTTTTTGATAAAACGTTTCACCGTTTTAATACCGTCTTTTTCGAAAATCACAAAATAAATTCCGGTTCTCAGATTAGATACATCAATACTGTTATTGCTGATTTTC
The Flavobacterium sp. 5 DNA segment above includes these coding regions:
- a CDS encoding RICIN domain-containing protein, producing the protein MNNLKKEMVNSATSKSTEKTVALLVSNSKTFNGKINFKESKASSEFLIGEIKNIAESSFYIKVMDKSLEGHIILKKSKEAYKYYSDAQGNAYVEKIDINKLICIDYKNVPLIANKTTSKAAVAAIAPALLNLQSLPGAAGCVMLDFDGYNMPAGNLWNNGNPINAAASGMSDAAVQQHWEVVSEDYRPFNVNVTTSEAVFNSYPRNRRMRVVVTPTNTAAPGAGGVAYIGSFNWDNDVPCWVFITSGKSGGDASAHEVGHTFDLGHDGRTNPAEDYFVGLDGTSWAPIMGAGYYRPVVQWSKGEYNYANNKQDDVETIASAKFGVGYRGDDYGNTTASATTLDYNGSGSINQKNGIISSEADYDFFTFTTGGGNVSINANTVASDGNLHLLIRLYNSAGAEMGTYWNSDPFALNASMNVNLPAGKYFIGVDGNGAGSAASGGYSAYGSIGSYSITGTIPPGGNIASSTDVITAYKDCNYAGFSAGLTIGDYNLARLNSLGILNDDISSLRITQGFQAILYQDDNFTGASTVINSDNSCLNATWNDKVSSIRILANGVTTLGNQTFFLQNRNSGLNMDVWNASLSNGANIAQGTVNTGNNQKFTFTHLGDGLYKIIANHSGLSLDVNGFNKANGTNVEQYPYNGTTNQQFILVATGDGFYKIVARHSGRIVEVAGASTANGGNIQQWDNNNQTCGQWKLISTTVAQTSTLIQAEDYSAMNGIQVESTTDTGGGSNVGYTETGDWLAYNNINFPASGSYTIEYRVASAVAGGKLSSDLNAGTIQLGNVDIPNTGGWQNWQTVSQTVNVNAGTYNFGIYIQNTGMNINWIKITKVGAGSTVITALAKTTNKEAVTTELSIYPSPAESTLYVTTEVSDERVSIVDSQSGAVVSEQKINNSSIDVSRLRTGIYLVVFERDGKKIVKRFIKK
- a CDS encoding glycosyl hydrolase family 18 protein gives rise to the protein MKYNYRRIQLKWTIILVLGVFNLSIAQKKVIAYIPNWIDLNAFSSGIQYSKLTHINIAFENPDANGYLTFNSGSNTIINAAHAQNVKVFVSLGGGSVSEGGAIRDNYFNLITPGNRTAFVQKIYDYVVAHNFDGVDVDLEGPAINGDYGGFVIALANKLHANGKLISAALSEGYGGANVPSSTFATYDWINIMAYDATGPWAPGNPGQHSPYSMAVNQFNYWTGRGLPASKAIIGLPFYGYGFGASANQGISYANIVNQYPGAENLDQVGNTIYYNGIPTIKAKTTFAIQNAGGVMIWELSQDAVGSKSLLTAVNQVITGSQPPATGTLIQAENYSTMNGVQTEATTDTGGGLNVGYADTGDWMAYYNINFPTSGSYVIEYRVASAVNGAKLSSDLSAGTIQLGAVNIPNTGGWQNWQTVSQTVNVNAGTYNFGIYIQSSGVNLNWFRITKSGSALTAKSGSALTAKSASTAKTVEIPSLSISPNPTESTLSFNAEISGASVTVINSADGSTISTQTVNNNTIDVSSLKSGIYLILVEKDGVKTVRRFIKK